The following are encoded together in the Bacillus sp. NP157 genome:
- a CDS encoding accessory factor UbiK family protein, which produces MQGIDQLAERLASLVPPGLAQAREDMHANFKDILAQGLRRLDLVTREEFDVQSQVLARTRERLESLEKRVASLEAGATPNGQ; this is translated from the coding sequence ATGCAGGGTATCGACCAACTCGCAGAGCGGTTGGCATCGTTGGTTCCGCCAGGGTTGGCGCAAGCGCGTGAGGATATGCACGCCAACTTCAAAGATATCCTGGCGCAAGGATTACGCCGCCTCGATCTCGTAACGCGAGAGGAATTCGACGTTCAGAGCCAGGTACTCGCACGGACCCGCGAAAGGCTCGAAAGTTTGGAAAAGCGGGTCGCCAGCCTTGAGGCTGGCGCCACGCCTAACGGCCAGTAA
- the glnK gene encoding P-II family nitrogen regulator, whose protein sequence is MKLVVAIIKPFKLDDVREALADVGVQGVTVTEVKGFGRQKGHTELYRGAEYVVDFLPKIKLEVAVADDQLERVVEVIQQAARTGKIGDGKIFVTPLEQVVRIRTGELDNDAL, encoded by the coding sequence ATGAAGCTGGTGGTCGCCATCATCAAGCCGTTCAAACTCGACGATGTCCGCGAGGCCCTCGCCGATGTAGGCGTCCAGGGCGTGACGGTGACGGAAGTGAAGGGCTTCGGCCGGCAGAAGGGCCACACCGAGCTCTACCGTGGGGCCGAGTACGTGGTCGACTTCCTGCCCAAGATCAAGCTGGAAGTGGCCGTGGCCGACGACCAGCTGGAGCGCGTGGTCGAGGTCATCCAGCAGGCCGCCCGCACGGGCAAGATCGGCGACGGCAAGATCTTCGTCACCCCGCTCGAGCAGGTGGTCCGGATCCGCACCGGCGAACTGGACAACGACGCGCTCTGA
- the gpmA gene encoding 2,3-diphosphoglycerate-dependent phosphoglycerate mutase, translated as MYKLVMIRHGQSAWNLENRFSGWADVDLTEQGVAEAREAGRLLKDAGFSFNLAHTSYLKRAVRTLWHVQDAMDLMWIPVVTDWRLNERHYGALTGLNKSETAAKYGEDQVKIWRRSYDTPPPALKPGEMSFADDARYEGIADVPLTECLKDTVARVLPYWHDVLAPAIKAGNNVLMAAHGNSMRALVKYFDNISDDDIAELNIPNGIPLVYEFDAELNPVKHYYLGDEAEIAAKMAAVANQGKAKP; from the coding sequence ATGTACAAGCTCGTGATGATCCGCCACGGCCAGTCGGCCTGGAACCTCGAAAACCGCTTCAGCGGCTGGGCCGATGTCGACCTGACCGAGCAGGGCGTGGCCGAGGCCCGCGAGGCCGGCCGCCTGCTCAAGGACGCCGGCTTCAGCTTCAACCTGGCCCATACCTCGTACCTCAAGCGCGCCGTGCGCACCCTGTGGCACGTGCAGGATGCGATGGACCTGATGTGGATCCCCGTGGTGACCGACTGGCGCCTCAACGAACGCCATTACGGCGCCCTGACCGGCCTGAACAAGTCCGAGACGGCGGCCAAATACGGCGAAGACCAGGTCAAGATCTGGCGCCGCAGCTACGACACCCCGCCACCGGCCCTCAAGCCGGGCGAGATGTCCTTCGCCGACGACGCACGCTACGAAGGCATCGCCGATGTCCCGCTCACCGAGTGCCTGAAGGACACCGTGGCCCGCGTGTTGCCGTACTGGCACGACGTGCTGGCGCCGGCGATCAAGGCGGGCAACAACGTGCTCATGGCCGCCCACGGCAACTCGATGCGCGCGCTGGTGAAGTACTTCGACAACATCTCCGACGACGACATCGCCGAACTGAACATCCCCAACGGCATCCCGCTGGTGTATGAGTTCGACGCCGAGCTCAACCCGGTGAAGCACTACTACCTGGGTGACGAAGCCGAAATCGCCGCCAAGATGGCGGCCGTCGCCAACCAGGGCAAGGCGAAGCCCTGA